In Microbacterium binotii, one DNA window encodes the following:
- a CDS encoding alpha-galactosidase: MHRDDDTTAHLRAAGVSLLIELTDPVPRILHWGADLGDATDLGAGMRLTGAPAVLNNAPDAARTFTIWPTERDGWSGTPAQAGHAAGAATTPRPRLVDVRVSHDEAGGGRVRILMRDEVTGLDGEATYALDRFGVLSVALSLTRPAEGGADAPYDVEALRALMPVPARASEVLDFSGKWVRERSPQRGALRDGSHVRRARRGKPGHDSPFLLALGTPGFGFGHGEVFSAHLAFSGDAEYLAERLPESAGALRSVIGVGELLRAGEIRLAPGERYDAPLAIFTWSDAGLDGLSDRLHRRLRARGTHPASPRPLTLNTWEAVYFDHDLSRLSALVERAAEVGVERLVLDDGWFRHRRSDRAGLGDWYVDEGVWPEGLSPLVEQVRAAGMQFGLWFEPEMISPDSDLAREHPEWILAPAEGLGGTSRHQQVLDIARPEAWNHLLERISSLVAAYDIDYLKWDHNRDLLEAVAHRGDGDRPAVHRQTLALYRLLDELRRRHPGLEIETCSAGGGRVDLGILERTDRVWASDCNDPVERSQIERWTRLIVPPELIGSHLGDAEAHTTSRVTDLSFRFLTALTAHAGIEADLTRQDDAQLAATRAWADLYRELRPLVHSGRVVNADLVDDATQLTGIIAQDGSRALFTWARLASSADGQVGRIPFPGLDAKARYGVRIRTEIGQAKRRDVTPPEWISRALEEEVVLPGAVLATAGVPLPTLDPQQAMLFDVRRLD, translated from the coding sequence ATGCACCGCGACGACGACACCACGGCACACCTGCGCGCCGCGGGTGTGAGCCTGCTGATCGAGCTCACCGACCCGGTTCCCCGCATCCTGCACTGGGGAGCGGATCTCGGCGATGCCACCGATCTCGGCGCGGGCATGCGCCTCACGGGTGCTCCCGCCGTGCTGAACAACGCGCCGGATGCGGCCCGCACGTTCACGATCTGGCCGACCGAGCGCGACGGCTGGTCGGGGACCCCCGCACAGGCGGGCCACGCAGCCGGTGCGGCCACGACGCCTCGCCCGCGCCTCGTCGATGTCCGGGTGTCGCACGACGAGGCGGGGGGCGGCCGGGTCCGCATCCTGATGCGCGATGAGGTGACCGGCCTGGACGGCGAGGCGACATACGCCCTCGACCGTTTCGGCGTGCTGAGCGTCGCGCTCTCCCTCACGCGTCCGGCCGAGGGCGGCGCCGACGCACCCTACGACGTGGAGGCGCTGCGCGCCCTCATGCCGGTACCCGCCCGCGCGAGCGAGGTGCTCGACTTCTCCGGCAAATGGGTGCGCGAACGCTCGCCGCAGCGTGGCGCGCTGCGCGACGGCAGCCACGTGCGGCGCGCGCGGCGGGGCAAGCCGGGGCACGATTCACCGTTCCTGCTCGCGTTGGGAACGCCGGGCTTCGGTTTCGGGCATGGAGAAGTCTTCAGCGCGCACCTCGCCTTCTCGGGCGACGCCGAGTACCTCGCGGAGAGGCTGCCGGAGAGCGCGGGGGCGCTGCGCTCGGTCATCGGCGTCGGCGAACTGCTCCGTGCCGGCGAGATCCGTCTCGCGCCCGGCGAGCGCTACGACGCTCCGCTCGCGATCTTCACCTGGTCGGATGCGGGCCTCGACGGTCTCTCGGATCGCCTGCACCGGCGTCTGCGCGCACGGGGGACGCATCCCGCATCGCCGCGCCCGCTGACGCTCAACACCTGGGAGGCGGTCTACTTCGACCACGATCTGTCGCGTCTGTCGGCGCTCGTCGAGCGCGCCGCCGAGGTGGGCGTCGAACGCCTCGTGCTCGACGACGGCTGGTTCCGCCACCGCCGATCCGATCGTGCCGGTCTCGGCGACTGGTACGTCGACGAGGGCGTGTGGCCCGAGGGACTCAGCCCCCTGGTGGAGCAGGTGCGTGCGGCGGGCATGCAGTTCGGCCTGTGGTTCGAGCCGGAGATGATCAGTCCGGACTCGGACCTCGCGCGTGAGCATCCGGAGTGGATCCTCGCGCCCGCCGAGGGTCTCGGCGGCACGTCCCGGCACCAGCAGGTGCTCGACATCGCCAGACCCGAGGCGTGGAACCACCTGCTGGAGCGCATCAGCTCGCTCGTCGCGGCGTACGACATCGACTACCTGAAGTGGGATCACAATCGCGACCTGCTCGAGGCCGTCGCACACCGCGGCGACGGCGACCGACCCGCGGTCCACAGGCAGACCCTCGCGCTGTACCGGCTGCTCGACGAGCTGCGACGCCGGCATCCCGGTCTCGAGATCGAGACGTGTTCCGCGGGCGGCGGGCGCGTGGATCTCGGCATCCTGGAGCGCACCGACCGCGTGTGGGCCTCCGACTGCAACGACCCCGTCGAGCGCTCCCAGATCGAACGCTGGACCCGACTGATCGTGCCGCCCGAGCTGATCGGCTCCCACCTGGGCGATGCCGAGGCGCACACGACCTCCCGCGTCACCGACCTGTCGTTCCGCTTCCTCACGGCCCTCACCGCGCACGCGGGCATCGAGGCGGACCTGACGCGCCAGGACGACGCGCAGCTGGCGGCGACCCGCGCCTGGGCCGACCTCTACCGGGAACTGCGCCCTCTGGTGCACAGCGGCCGCGTCGTCAATGCGGACCTCGTCGACGACGCGACGCAGCTCACGGGAATCATCGCGCAGGACGGGTCGCGCGCGCTCTTCACCTGGGCACGGCTGGCGAGCTCCGCCGACGGCCAGGTCGGCCGCATCCCGTTCCCGGGACTCGATGCGAAGGCGCGTTACGGCGTCCGCATCCGCACCGAGATCGGGCAGGCGAAGCGCCGCGACGTCACACCCCCGGAGTGGATCAGCCGCGCCCTGGAAGAAGAGGTCGTGCTGCCCGGAGCGGTCCTGGCGACGGCGGGCGTCCCGCTGCCGACGCTCGACCCGCAGCAGGCGATGCTCTTCGACGTGCGACGCCTCGACTGA
- a CDS encoding glycoside hydrolase family 3 C-terminal domain-containing protein, translated as MTDVSPAELTLEEKASLTSGRDFWTTKPIDRVGVPSIMMTDGPHGLRKQSAASDHLGLAQSVPATCFPPAVGLGSSFDPELAERVGVALGTESALEDVAVILGPGVNIKRSPLCGRNFEYFSEDPIVSGVMGAGLVRGIQSRGVGASLKHFAANNQETDRLRVSSDVDPRPLREIYLRGFQRVVEDAQPWTVMCSYNRINGVYASEDPWLLTSVLRGEWGFEGLVVSDWGAVNDRVAGVVAGLDLEMPSSGGRTDAQLVAAVRDGSLDEAAVDLAAGRVLELVRKAGARPAASGTLDVEAHHALAREAAGRSIVLLKNDGGILPLGRSQRIAVLGAFAAEPRFQGAGSSLINPTRVDAALDAIREAADGDVAYAAGFTFDGSGDADALRAEAVAVAASADRVVLFLGLPAAEESEGFDRTHIDLPAVQLALVDEVVKANPDVVVVLSNGGVVALPFAERVPAILEGWLLGQAGGSATADVLFGDVNPSAKLTETIPLRLEDTPSYGSFPGEFGHVRYGEGLLVGYRGFDAAAKDVAFPFGHGLSYTSFAYGDATAEVTETGDVRVRVDVTNTGDRAGREIVQVYSSLPASAVQRAPRELKSFLSVALDAGETRTAELIVRRSDLAYWDIRVEGWVVEPGEYVFDVAASSRDIRSSVALQLTGDEVRPPLSRESSIGELLDNPATAPIIGPAITAMFGDDAGMIKMMASFPIGRLAAFPNAPVTDQQVDELIAAGNA; from the coding sequence ATGACGGATGTGTCCCCTGCCGAGCTGACGCTCGAGGAGAAGGCTTCGCTCACCAGCGGCCGCGATTTCTGGACCACCAAGCCGATCGACCGGGTCGGGGTGCCCTCGATCATGATGACCGACGGCCCTCACGGACTGCGCAAGCAGTCGGCGGCGAGTGATCACCTCGGCCTCGCGCAGAGCGTTCCCGCCACGTGCTTCCCGCCCGCTGTGGGCCTGGGCTCGTCGTTCGACCCCGAGCTCGCGGAGCGGGTGGGAGTAGCTCTGGGTACGGAGTCCGCGCTCGAGGACGTCGCCGTGATCCTCGGCCCCGGCGTCAACATCAAGCGTTCCCCGCTGTGCGGCCGCAACTTCGAGTACTTCTCCGAGGATCCGATCGTGTCGGGCGTCATGGGAGCCGGCCTCGTGCGCGGCATCCAGTCGCGGGGTGTCGGAGCCTCGCTCAAGCACTTCGCCGCGAACAACCAGGAGACCGACCGGCTCCGCGTCTCCAGCGACGTCGATCCCCGGCCCTTGCGCGAGATCTACCTGCGGGGCTTCCAGCGCGTCGTGGAGGACGCACAGCCGTGGACCGTCATGTGCTCGTACAACCGCATCAACGGCGTCTACGCCTCCGAGGATCCCTGGCTGCTCACGTCCGTGCTCCGCGGCGAGTGGGGCTTCGAGGGGCTCGTCGTGTCCGACTGGGGCGCGGTCAACGACCGCGTCGCCGGCGTCGTGGCGGGGCTCGACCTCGAGATGCCCTCGAGTGGCGGTCGCACCGACGCGCAGCTCGTCGCCGCCGTGAGGGACGGGTCGCTGGACGAGGCCGCCGTGGATCTCGCCGCCGGCCGCGTGCTCGAGCTCGTGCGCAAGGCCGGAGCGCGGCCCGCCGCATCCGGAACGCTGGACGTCGAGGCCCACCACGCGCTCGCCCGCGAGGCCGCGGGTCGCTCGATCGTGCTGCTGAAGAACGACGGCGGCATCCTGCCCCTCGGCCGCTCGCAGCGCATCGCCGTCCTCGGCGCGTTCGCCGCCGAGCCGCGCTTCCAGGGCGCGGGGTCCTCGCTCATCAACCCGACGCGGGTGGATGCGGCCCTCGACGCGATCCGCGAAGCGGCTGACGGCGACGTCGCGTACGCAGCGGGCTTCACGTTCGACGGCAGCGGCGATGCGGACGCGCTGCGCGCCGAAGCGGTCGCCGTCGCCGCATCCGCCGACCGCGTCGTGCTGTTCCTCGGCCTTCCCGCCGCAGAGGAGTCCGAGGGCTTCGATCGGACGCACATCGATCTGCCTGCCGTGCAACTCGCGCTCGTCGACGAGGTCGTCAAGGCCAACCCCGATGTGGTCGTCGTGCTCTCCAACGGCGGGGTGGTCGCGCTGCCCTTCGCCGAGCGCGTGCCGGCGATCCTCGAGGGCTGGCTGCTCGGCCAGGCCGGCGGCTCGGCCACGGCCGACGTGCTCTTCGGCGACGTCAACCCGTCGGCCAAGCTCACCGAGACGATTCCGCTCCGCTTGGAGGACACCCCCTCCTACGGCAGCTTCCCGGGCGAGTTCGGCCACGTCCGCTACGGCGAGGGTCTCCTCGTCGGCTATCGCGGGTTCGACGCGGCGGCGAAGGATGTCGCCTTCCCGTTCGGACACGGCCTCTCGTACACGAGCTTCGCCTACGGGGATGCGACGGCCGAGGTGACCGAGACGGGTGACGTGCGCGTGCGGGTCGACGTCACGAACACGGGCGATCGTGCCGGGCGCGAGATCGTGCAGGTCTACTCCTCCCTGCCCGCCTCCGCCGTGCAGCGGGCGCCGCGGGAGCTGAAGTCGTTCCTGTCGGTTGCGCTGGATGCGGGCGAGACCCGCACGGCCGAGCTCATCGTCCGCCGGAGCGACCTCGCCTACTGGGACATCCGCGTCGAAGGCTGGGTCGTGGAGCCGGGCGAGTACGTCTTCGATGTGGCGGCGTCGAGCCGTGACATCCGCTCCTCCGTCGCGCTGCAGCTGACCGGTGACGAGGTGCGTCCGCCGCTGTCGCGCGAATCATCGATCGGCGAACTGCTGGACAACCCCGCGACCGCGCCGATCATCGGGCCGGCGATCACGGCGATGTTCGGTGACGACGCGGGGATGATCAAGATGATGGCGTCGTTCCCGATCGGCCGCCTCGCCGCCTTCCCGAACGCGCCCGTGACCGACCAGCAGGTCGACGAGCTGATCGCGGCCGGCAACGCCTGA
- a CDS encoding TetR/AcrR family transcriptional regulator, with protein sequence MTQRGSYAKGVARREQILEAALAVIAREGYRAASVREIADAVALSQAGLLHYFDSKEHLFVEILRKRDELDLRAYHPEGGEELPEAYERMIAHNAQVPGLVHLFARMSVEASDPAHPAHAYFADRTSGFLDGLRDWFQEAADAGRMAPEVSPATASRLVQAAWDGAQLQWLLDPSVDMAAIVRAAFQSALTGRQAQLR encoded by the coding sequence ATGACGCAACGGGGGTCCTATGCCAAGGGCGTCGCCCGGCGCGAACAGATCCTCGAGGCGGCGCTGGCCGTGATCGCCCGCGAGGGCTACCGCGCCGCATCCGTCCGTGAGATCGCGGACGCCGTCGCACTCAGCCAGGCCGGCCTGCTGCACTACTTCGACAGCAAGGAGCACCTGTTCGTCGAGATCCTCCGCAAGCGCGACGAGCTCGACCTGCGCGCCTACCATCCCGAGGGCGGCGAGGAACTGCCCGAGGCATACGAGCGGATGATCGCGCACAACGCACAGGTGCCCGGGCTCGTGCACCTCTTCGCGCGGATGTCGGTCGAGGCGAGCGATCCCGCGCATCCGGCTCACGCATACTTCGCCGACCGCACCTCCGGATTCCTGGACGGCCTCCGCGACTGGTTCCAAGAGGCAGCCGATGCCGGGCGGATGGCGCCGGAGGTGTCGCCCGCGACTGCCAGCAGGCTCGTGCAGGCGGCATGGGACGGCGCCCAGCTCCAGTGGCTGCTGGACCCCTCGGTCGACATGGCCGCGATCGTCCGCGCCGCGTTTCAGAGCGCTCTGACCGGACGCCAGGCGCAGCTGCGATGA
- a CDS encoding carboxylesterase/lipase family protein, with protein sequence MTDPLVTISTGTLRGLRRPGSLAFLGIPFAAAPIGENRFAAPQPVTPWDGVRDATAYGPTPQRGDTGITLIPEPSVPGDATLNVNVFTPDTDSAAPSPVLVWIHGGGYISGSPASPWYDGDTFARAGIVVVTLSYRLGFDGFGAIEGAVSNRGVRDWIAALEWVQRNIAAFGGDPARVTIGGQSAGGGAVLTLLGMPAAQHLFSAAWSISGALGDVPLDEARARGARLAVAAGVSADRDGFASVPEERLHALQSTIELAPHRGRLAPLREMIAERAWGPAVDGELLRTDTPTSIAGGVGADKPLLIGSTADEFTMVTDSFAHKLRLVPASLALAVLGLDRRRRRAYLRDNPAPRAKGTAAVLGRYVTDRVFGALVPRVADARRSAARTWAYRFTWPSPTIGWACHCLDVPFWFGRLEADGVARIAGPHPPASLAERMHATAVAFIRDHSAAWTPWGEAPGTTQVFDLDSPVVDDGYAGTAALL encoded by the coding sequence ATGACCGATCCTCTCGTCACCATCTCGACCGGCACCCTCCGCGGCCTCCGCCGCCCGGGCTCCCTCGCGTTCCTCGGCATCCCCTTCGCCGCGGCTCCGATCGGCGAGAACCGCTTCGCCGCCCCTCAGCCGGTGACGCCCTGGGACGGCGTGCGCGATGCGACCGCCTACGGCCCGACCCCGCAGCGCGGGGATACCGGGATCACCCTCATCCCCGAGCCGTCGGTGCCGGGCGACGCGACGCTCAACGTGAACGTCTTCACACCGGACACGGATTCGGCGGCCCCCTCCCCCGTGCTCGTGTGGATCCACGGCGGCGGCTACATCTCCGGCTCTCCCGCGAGCCCCTGGTACGACGGCGACACGTTCGCGCGTGCGGGCATCGTCGTCGTGACCCTCTCGTACCGGCTCGGGTTCGACGGGTTCGGGGCGATCGAGGGCGCCGTGAGCAACCGTGGCGTGCGGGACTGGATCGCGGCCCTCGAGTGGGTGCAGCGGAACATCGCCGCGTTCGGCGGCGACCCCGCGCGCGTGACGATCGGCGGGCAGTCGGCCGGCGGCGGGGCGGTGCTCACGCTACTGGGGATGCCGGCGGCGCAGCACCTCTTCTCGGCAGCGTGGTCGATCTCCGGTGCGCTCGGGGACGTCCCACTCGATGAGGCGCGCGCCCGCGGCGCGCGCCTCGCGGTCGCGGCGGGCGTGAGCGCGGACCGCGACGGCTTCGCCTCTGTGCCCGAGGAGAGGCTGCACGCCCTGCAGAGCACGATCGAGCTCGCCCCGCACCGCGGACGGCTCGCGCCGCTGCGGGAGATGATCGCCGAGCGCGCGTGGGGTCCCGCCGTCGACGGCGAGCTTCTCCGCACCGACACCCCGACCTCGATCGCCGGCGGAGTCGGCGCCGACAAGCCGCTGCTGATCGGCTCCACGGCCGACGAGTTCACGATGGTGACCGACTCCTTCGCCCACAAGCTGCGCCTCGTCCCCGCCTCGCTGGCGTTGGCCGTTCTGGGACTCGACCGCCGGCGGCGGCGCGCCTACCTGCGCGACAACCCGGCTCCTCGCGCGAAAGGGACGGCCGCCGTGCTCGGGCGCTACGTGACCGACCGCGTGTTCGGCGCGCTCGTGCCGCGGGTGGCAGACGCCCGGCGCTCGGCCGCCCGCACGTGGGCGTACCGCTTCACCTGGCCCTCGCCCACGATCGGTTGGGCCTGCCACTGCCTCGACGTGCCGTTCTGGTTCGGACGGCTCGAGGCCGACGGCGTCGCCCGGATCGCCGGCCCGCATCCGCCCGCATCCCTCGCCGAACGGATGCACGCGACGGCGGTGGCCTTCATCCGCGACCACAGCGCGGCGTGGACGCCGTGGGGCGAGGCGCCCGGCACCACCCAGGTCTTCGACCTCGACTCCCCCGTCGTCGACGACGGCTACGCCGGCACGGCCGCCCTGCTCTGA
- a CDS encoding DNA-methyltransferase, whose product MAAARAVSDATVGTVAIHHGDNLAVARELPSGAFTLVYLDPPFNTGRSRIRAIETATAPAPDAASQPGFRGQEYARLRGDLRAYDDRFDDYWGFLEPRLLEAWRLLADDGTLYLHLDYREVHYAKVMLDALFGRERFLNEIVWAYDYGAKSRRRWPTKHETILVYVKDPARYFFDADAVDREPYMAPGLVTAEKAARGKLPTDVWWHTIVPTSGGEKTGYPTQKPEGVLRRIVQASSRPGDAVLDLFAGSGTTGAVAAPLGRHAVLVDDNADAVAVMRARMPRAVLIPPLPREA is encoded by the coding sequence GTGGCTGCAGCGCGTGCCGTGAGCGACGCCACCGTGGGCACGGTCGCCATCCACCACGGCGACAACCTCGCGGTCGCGAGGGAGCTCCCGTCCGGGGCTTTCACGCTCGTGTACCTCGATCCGCCCTTCAACACCGGGCGCTCCCGCATCCGTGCGATCGAGACGGCGACCGCGCCCGCGCCGGATGCGGCCTCCCAGCCCGGCTTCCGCGGGCAGGAGTACGCACGGCTGCGCGGCGATCTGCGCGCGTACGACGACCGTTTCGACGACTACTGGGGCTTTCTCGAGCCGCGGTTGCTCGAGGCCTGGCGCCTGTTGGCCGACGACGGCACGCTGTACCTGCACCTCGACTACCGCGAGGTGCACTACGCGAAGGTCATGCTCGACGCCCTGTTCGGTCGCGAGCGGTTCCTGAACGAGATCGTGTGGGCCTACGACTACGGCGCGAAGAGCCGGCGCCGATGGCCGACGAAGCACGAGACGATCCTCGTGTACGTGAAGGATCCGGCGCGGTACTTCTTCGACGCGGATGCGGTGGATCGCGAGCCCTACATGGCGCCGGGACTCGTCACCGCCGAGAAGGCCGCGCGCGGCAAGCTGCCGACGGATGTGTGGTGGCACACGATCGTGCCGACCTCCGGCGGTGAGAAGACCGGGTATCCGACGCAGAAGCCCGAGGGGGTGCTGCGCCGTATCGTGCAGGCATCCAGTCGTCCCGGCGACGCGGTGCTGGACCTCTTCGCGGGCAGCGGCACCACTGGCGCGGTCGCGGCTCCGCTCGGTCGGCACGCCGTGCTCGTCGACGACAACGCGGATGCGGTCGCCGTCATGCGCGCCCGGATGCCGCGCGCCGTCCTCATCCCGCCGCTGCCCCGCGAGGCCTGA
- a CDS encoding lipoate--protein ligase family protein, translating into MHGEYKVPGGKLVVVDLEVREGRIADVHLAGDFFLEPDEALIDIDRAIEGLSVETDAAAIAAAVRAALPDGAQLLGFSPEAVGTVVRRALVTAPGWKDFAWEVVHDAPVSPRMNLALDEVLTARVGDGRRNPTLRLWEWNESAVVIGSFQSLRNEVDPEGAARHGYDVVRRISGGGAMMMGANAIITYSLYVPASLVAGMTFADSYAFLDDWALQALRSLGVEATYQPLNDISSPQGKIGGAAQKRLANGGVLHHATLSYDLDGEVMTEVLRIGREKLSDKGTVSAAKRVDPLRRQTGLPREQIIERFISTFSTMYGATAGHITEEEYAEAEALVASKFATDAWLQRVP; encoded by the coding sequence ATGCACGGTGAGTACAAGGTCCCCGGGGGCAAGCTCGTTGTCGTCGATCTCGAGGTGCGGGAGGGGCGTATCGCCGACGTGCACCTCGCGGGCGACTTCTTCCTCGAGCCGGACGAGGCGCTGATCGACATCGACCGGGCGATCGAGGGACTCTCGGTCGAGACGGATGCGGCCGCGATCGCCGCCGCCGTGCGCGCGGCGCTTCCGGACGGCGCGCAGCTGCTCGGCTTCTCGCCCGAGGCGGTCGGCACCGTCGTTCGACGGGCGCTGGTCACCGCTCCCGGCTGGAAGGACTTCGCTTGGGAGGTCGTGCACGACGCGCCCGTCTCGCCGCGGATGAACCTCGCGCTCGACGAGGTGCTCACCGCGCGCGTGGGAGACGGCCGCCGCAACCCCACCCTTCGGCTCTGGGAGTGGAACGAGTCCGCCGTGGTCATCGGCTCCTTCCAATCCCTGCGCAACGAGGTCGACCCGGAGGGAGCGGCCCGCCACGGCTACGACGTCGTGCGACGGATCTCGGGCGGCGGCGCGATGATGATGGGCGCCAACGCGATCATCACCTACTCGCTGTACGTCCCGGCATCCCTCGTGGCCGGCATGACCTTCGCCGACTCGTACGCGTTCCTCGATGATTGGGCGCTGCAGGCGCTGCGTTCGCTCGGGGTGGAGGCGACGTACCAGCCGCTCAACGACATCTCCTCCCCGCAGGGCAAGATCGGGGGCGCCGCGCAGAAGCGCCTCGCCAACGGCGGCGTCCTGCATCACGCGACCCTGAGCTACGACCTCGACGGCGAGGTCATGACCGAGGTGCTGCGCATCGGGCGCGAGAAGCTGAGCGACAAGGGCACGGTCTCGGCGGCCAAGCGCGTCGACCCGCTGCGGCGCCAGACGGGACTGCCGCGAGAACAGATCATCGAGCGCTTCATCAGCACGTTCTCCACGATGTACGGCGCGACGGCCGGGCATATCACCGAAGAGGAATACGCCGAGGCGGAGGCGCTCGTTGCGAGCAAGTTCGCCACGGATGCGTGGCTGCAGCGCGTGCCGTGA
- a CDS encoding alpha/beta fold hydrolase codes for MPEFTDAHGVAIVYDVHPAQGAVRGVVQLLHGVGEHAGRYPALINALTEAGFAVYADDHRGHGRTGMKQWGDPARLGRLGRGGHRAAVDAVWQLTRRIRDENPDLPLVLLGHSWGSFLAQILVNRHPEAYDAVVLSGSALRLPGTLNAGNLNAPWRREDATGTAWLSSDLSVGRAFADDPLTTGTPLLKLFGPVDAARLFGRPRRNLGRDIPILLMVGRDDTVGGPRSVHKLAAEYRERSGLTDVTTLVYPGARHEIFNEVMQADVRADLLAWLDARIPSRV; via the coding sequence ATGCCGGAGTTCACCGACGCGCACGGCGTCGCGATCGTCTACGACGTCCATCCCGCCCAGGGCGCTGTGCGCGGTGTCGTGCAACTCCTGCACGGAGTCGGCGAGCACGCCGGTCGCTACCCCGCTCTGATCAACGCCCTCACGGAAGCCGGCTTCGCGGTCTACGCGGACGACCACCGCGGCCACGGGCGCACCGGTATGAAGCAATGGGGGGATCCCGCGCGGCTCGGCCGGCTCGGTCGCGGCGGACACCGGGCGGCGGTGGATGCCGTCTGGCAGCTGACCCGCCGCATCCGCGACGAGAACCCCGACCTGCCGCTCGTGCTGCTGGGGCACTCCTGGGGGTCGTTCCTCGCACAGATCCTGGTGAACCGGCATCCCGAGGCCTACGACGCCGTCGTGCTGTCGGGATCGGCGCTGCGTCTGCCGGGCACGCTCAACGCCGGCAACCTGAACGCGCCGTGGCGGCGAGAGGACGCCACGGGAACCGCGTGGCTGTCGAGCGACCTCTCGGTCGGCCGCGCCTTCGCCGACGACCCGCTCACCACGGGCACGCCCCTGCTGAAGCTCTTCGGACCCGTCGACGCCGCGCGACTGTTCGGGCGTCCGCGCCGGAATCTGGGCCGCGACATCCCGATCCTGCTCATGGTCGGGCGCGACGACACCGTCGGCGGTCCCCGCAGCGTCCACAAGCTCGCCGCCGAGTACCGCGAGCGTTCCGGGCTCACCGACGTCACGACCCTCGTCTACCCCGGCGCGCGCCACGAGATCTTCAACGAGGTCATGCAGGCCGACGTGCGCGCGGACCTCCTCGCCTGGCTCGACGCCCGCATCCCTTCGCGCGTCTGA
- a CDS encoding DHA2 family efflux MFS transporter permease subunit: MNAPSSRRWAGLVFISVAVSLIIVDSTIVNVAVPSIVDELGVSSTEVQWIQEAYTLVFAAFLLLFGSIADRIGRRRLMLIGVVIFALASIGAALAPDGRLLILARLVQGVGGAMILPTTLSLINATFRGKERGIAFAVWGSTIGGMAAVGPLLGGWLTTAFSWRWAFGINLPLAVIIVIGVLMTVPESRESARRGIDGVGAFLSVVLFGSLVFGLIEGRTYGWWQNTDTTFSLGSFTWPFSISPVPVAFAIAVVALIAFIAWSAHRVHRGRAALLDLSLFRIGTFRDGNLVALTVALGEFGIILSLPLWLQFVLGFDALQTGLVLLALAIGSFVASGFAGAASGRVTPVAIVRVGLLAEIIGIVWVGLVVAPDAAWGWLLPALFVYGFGVGLATAQLTGVILQDVPVELSGQGSGTQSTSRQVGAALGVAILGTVLFTSTGGLLASSLDDAGVPASQRDEIVSSVVDSAGGAIAGLAANPQTAEIATAAETAFSDGTRYAAFTAAGFIAVGLVATLTLGGRRREEVETG; the protein is encoded by the coding sequence ATGAACGCTCCGTCATCCCGCCGCTGGGCGGGCCTGGTCTTCATCAGCGTCGCGGTGTCGCTGATCATCGTTGACTCGACGATCGTGAACGTCGCCGTGCCCTCGATCGTCGACGAGCTCGGCGTCTCCTCGACCGAGGTGCAGTGGATCCAGGAGGCGTACACGCTCGTCTTCGCCGCGTTCCTCCTGTTGTTCGGGTCGATCGCCGACCGGATCGGGCGGCGACGGCTCATGCTCATCGGCGTCGTCATCTTCGCCCTCGCCTCCATCGGCGCGGCGCTCGCCCCGGACGGGCGCCTGCTGATCCTCGCCCGCCTCGTGCAGGGTGTGGGCGGTGCGATGATCCTGCCGACCACGCTCTCCCTCATCAATGCGACCTTCCGCGGCAAGGAGCGCGGCATCGCGTTCGCCGTGTGGGGCTCGACGATCGGCGGCATGGCGGCCGTGGGGCCCCTGCTGGGCGGATGGCTCACCACGGCGTTCTCGTGGCGCTGGGCGTTCGGCATCAACCTGCCCCTCGCCGTCATCATCGTGATCGGCGTCCTGATGACCGTCCCGGAGTCCCGCGAGTCGGCCCGACGCGGCATCGACGGAGTGGGCGCATTCCTGTCGGTCGTCCTCTTCGGCTCCCTCGTGTTCGGACTCATCGAGGGTCGCACGTACGGCTGGTGGCAGAACACCGACACCACCTTCTCGCTCGGCTCCTTCACCTGGCCGTTCTCGATCTCGCCCGTGCCCGTCGCCTTCGCGATCGCCGTGGTCGCACTCATCGCCTTCATCGCGTGGAGCGCGCACCGGGTCCACCGCGGTCGCGCGGCCCTCCTCGATCTCTCGCTCTTCCGGATCGGCACCTTCCGCGACGGCAATCTCGTCGCGCTCACGGTCGCCCTCGGCGAGTTCGGCATCATCCTGTCGCTGCCCCTGTGGCTGCAGTTCGTCCTCGGCTTCGACGCGCTGCAGACGGGTCTCGTTCTCCTGGCCCTCGCGATCGGCTCCTTCGTGGCGAGCGGTTTCGCCGGCGCCGCATCCGGCCGCGTGACGCCGGTCGCGATCGTGCGGGTCGGGCTGCTCGCCGAGATCATCGGCATCGTCTGGGTCGGCCTCGTCGTCGCCCCGGATGCGGCCTGGGGCTGGCTGCTGCCGGCGCTGTTCGTCTACGGGTTCGGCGTGGGGCTCGCGACCGCGCAGCTCACGGGCGTCATCCTCCAGGACGTCCCGGTCGAGCTCTCCGGGCAGGGCTCGGGCACGCAGTCCACCTCCCGACAGGTCGGCGCGGCGCTCGGCGTCGCGATCCTCGGTACGGTGCTGTTCACCTCGACCGGCGGCCTGCTCGCGAGCTCGCTCGACGATGCCGGCGTGCCCGCATCCCAGCGCGATGAGATCGTCTCGAGTGTCGTCGACTCCGCAGGCGGCGCCATCGCGGGCCTCGCCGCGAACCCGCAGACCGCCGAGATCGCGACCGCGGCGGAGACCGCGTTCTCCGACGGCACCCGTTACGCCGCGTTCACCGCGGCGGGGTTCATCGCCGTGGGCCTGGTGGCGACGCTCACCCTCGGCGGCCGCCGCCGCGAGGAGGTCGAGACCGGGTAG